A window of Ketobacter sp. MCCC 1A13808 contains these coding sequences:
- a CDS encoding Crp/Fnr family transcriptional regulator yields MTDLSHISIFEGLPEAEMSALQELCITRTYPKNTVIINEGDQANAMFICSTGKVKVYVSDENGREFVLNSMGPGEYFGELSLLDDETRSASVITTDKSTFSILYKEDFSKVVLNHPGIALVLLRNLANRIRKLTDNVKTLALQDVYGRIRKTLLDLCIEKNGETIIEEKLTQQDIANRIGSSREMVARILKDLATGGYIEIERKQFRILKKLPDSY; encoded by the coding sequence AAGCGGAAATGTCCGCCCTGCAAGAGCTCTGCATAACGCGAACCTATCCAAAGAACACCGTCATCATAAACGAAGGCGATCAAGCCAATGCCATGTTTATTTGCAGCACGGGAAAAGTAAAAGTTTACGTCAGCGACGAAAATGGTCGCGAGTTTGTACTCAACTCTATGGGCCCCGGTGAGTATTTCGGTGAGTTATCATTACTCGATGACGAGACCCGTTCAGCCTCTGTCATCACAACCGACAAATCGACCTTTTCCATTTTATATAAAGAAGACTTCAGCAAAGTTGTGTTAAATCATCCCGGTATTGCATTAGTGCTATTGCGCAATCTTGCCAATCGCATCCGCAAGCTCACCGATAATGTAAAAACGCTCGCATTGCAGGACGTATATGGTCGCATCCGCAAAACATTACTCGATCTGTGCATTGAAAAGAACGGCGAGACCATCATTGAAGAGAAACTGACTCAACAGGATATCGCAAACCGCATCGGCTCTTCGCGAGAAATGGTTGCCCGTATTCTGAAAGACCTGGCGACCGGCGGCTATATTGAAATCGAACGCAAACAATTCCGTATTCTGAAAAAACTGCCTGACAGCTACTAA
- a CDS encoding CaiB/BaiF CoA transferase family protein has protein sequence MGNPLSGLLVVSLEQAVAAPYVSSRLADAGARVIKIERQQGDFARDYDTVVKGQSAYFVWLNRGKESLVLDIKHGEDAGLLREIIASADVFIQNLAPGAASRAGFDSAELRACYPRLITCDISGYGEEGAYAKRKAYDLLVQAETGLSMITGSEHAPGRVGVSVCDIAAGMHAWGGILQALYEREITGRGQGVKVSLFDGMADWMTVPLLHHRYGGAAPKRVGLNHPSIAPYGAYTLGDGSRIVISIQNQREWKNFCDTVLLQAALATQQDFANNDARVRNRMALDQIINGLLGVLQQKDVVDRLQQAQVAFGMLNTVKDLSEHPQLRTCSVQTPAGTVDLVASAIRRSAGSDNEEAQAPFNPVPEIGEHSDSIRAEFQKD, from the coding sequence ATGGGTAACCCTTTGTCGGGATTGCTGGTGGTGTCGTTGGAACAAGCCGTTGCCGCACCCTATGTTTCTTCGCGGCTGGCGGACGCCGGCGCCCGTGTTATCAAGATCGAACGTCAGCAGGGGGATTTTGCGCGCGATTATGACACGGTGGTGAAAGGGCAAAGTGCCTATTTCGTTTGGTTGAACCGGGGCAAGGAGTCTTTGGTACTGGATATCAAACACGGCGAAGATGCCGGTTTGCTGCGGGAGATAATCGCGTCTGCCGATGTGTTTATTCAAAACCTTGCGCCCGGAGCTGCGAGCCGGGCGGGCTTCGATAGTGCCGAGCTACGAGCGTGTTACCCGCGCCTGATTACCTGTGATATCAGCGGATACGGTGAGGAAGGGGCATACGCTAAGCGCAAGGCGTATGACTTGTTAGTGCAGGCTGAAACCGGCCTCTCCATGATCACCGGTTCGGAACATGCCCCTGGCAGAGTCGGCGTGTCGGTGTGTGATATTGCTGCGGGTATGCATGCTTGGGGTGGCATATTACAAGCGTTATACGAACGTGAGATAACAGGCCGTGGGCAGGGCGTTAAAGTGTCGCTGTTCGATGGCATGGCGGATTGGATGACGGTACCGTTGTTGCATCACCGTTATGGCGGTGCAGCGCCTAAAAGGGTGGGGTTGAACCATCCGTCGATTGCACCCTATGGAGCTTACACATTAGGAGATGGCTCGCGCATCGTAATTTCAATTCAGAATCAGAGGGAATGGAAAAACTTTTGTGACACCGTGTTGCTACAAGCAGCGCTGGCGACACAGCAAGACTTCGCGAACAACGATGCCAGGGTGCGCAACCGCATGGCTCTAGATCAAATTATTAATGGGCTATTGGGTGTTCTACAGCAAAAAGACGTGGTTGACCGTTTGCAACAGGCACAGGTTGCTTTTGGCATGCTAAATACAGTGAAAGATTTATCGGAGCACCCGCAGTTACGTACCTGCTCAGTACAAACTCCCGCCGGAACAGTTGATCTTGTGGCGTCTGCAATCCGGCGTAGTGCCGGCTCGGATAACGAGGAAGCACAGGCACCATTTAATCCGGTACCGGAAATTGGAGAACACTCGGACTCGATCAGGGCGGAATTCCAGAAAGACTGA